One Gossypium raimondii isolate GPD5lz chromosome 3, ASM2569854v1, whole genome shotgun sequence genomic window carries:
- the LOC105796223 gene encoding probable inactive receptor kinase RLK902, protein MESPQFPKYLLFVILFSLYSTSIAQYEEERDALYAVKHTFNDPFLNDNWNGLQCYENTSFWYGIQCTNGRVTAILLESKGLSGKINADAFVLLSELVTLSFKNNSLSGNIMDFSSNPKLKDIDLSKNMFDGPISRSLLSLNLLESLQLQDNHLTGPILGFDQTSLTSFNVSNNSITGPIPGTDTLRSFSSASYSSNGPYMCDDSSNSSSGCYFSENETAGGGGSKKEPVSTVFIVFDVLGLLAGILLLFLYCKKSRQLKKLIQKYQLEEKDEDDLEMERMSNFHYNESKDESVIISAEVNNRSVTNEEKGKLIFMGDEDQAGFDLNDLLRASAEGLGKGLFGNSYKATLDGRPSVVVKRLRDLKPLSYDEFTEVVRIITNQKHPNLLPLLAYFYSNDEKLFLYRYAMNGNLFNRLHGGRGTRDRIPLRWNSRLAIARGVARAMEYLHLNPNSKCIVPHGNLKPSNILLDGNDNVLISDYGLASLVAVPIVAQRLVAFKSPEYQHSKRISMKSDVWSYGCFLLELLTGRLSAHSAPPGINGVDLCSWVHRAVREEWTAEIFDIEISVQRSAAPGMLKLLQIAIRCCDKIPEKRPEMTEIVREIDSIKAVDSDDSDELSADQSLTDESFSANA, encoded by the exons ATGGAGTCGCCGCAGTTTCCCAAATATCTTCTTTTCGTCATCCTTTTTTCACTCTACAGTACTTCCATCGCTCAATATGAAGAGGAAAGGGATGCTCTATATGCTGTCAAGCACACTTTCAATGATCCATTCTTAAATGATAACTGGAATGGCCTTCAATGCTATGAAAACACCTCTTTTTGGTATGGTATTCAGTGCACAAATGGCCGTGTCACTGCAATATTATTGGAAAGTAAGGGATTATCGGGCAAAATAAATGCCGATGCATTTGTTTTGCTTTCTGAATTGGTTACCCTTAGCTTCAAGAACAATTCTTTGTCAGGGAACATAATGGATTTCTCATCCAATCCCAAGTTGAAGGATATCGACCTGTCGAAAAACATGTTTGATGGGCCAATTTCACGTTCACTTCTTAGTCTTAACTTGTTGGAATCGTTGCAGCTTCAAGATAATCATTTAACAGGTCCAATCCTAGGATTCGACCAAACCAGTTTAACATCATTCAATGTTTCCAACAACAGTATAACCGGTCCGATTCCGGGAACTGACACACTGAGATCGTTCAGCTCTGCTTCGTACTCCAGCAACggcccctatatgtgtgatgaTTCATCGAATTCCAGTAGCGGTTGTTATTTTAGTGAAAACGAAACAGCGGGAGGAGGAGGCTCCAAAAAGGAACCTGTTTCCACTGTATTTATAGTTTTCGATGTGCTTGGCTTACTCGCTGGGATTTTGCTTCTATTTCTTTACTGTAAAAAGTCCAGGCAGCTAAAGAAGCTGATTCAAAAATACCAGcttgaagaaaaagatgaagacGATTTAGAGATGGAAAGGATGAGTAATTTTCATTACAATGAAAGCAAAGATGAAAGCGTTATTATTTCTGCAGAAGTGAATAATAGATCTGTTACAAATGAAGAGAAGGGGAAACTTATATTCATGGGGGACGAAGACCAAGCAGGTTTTGATTTGAACGACCTGTTGAGAGCTTCTGCTGAAGGATTGGGTAAAGGGCTTTTCGGCAATAGTTATAAAGCTACATTGGATGGCAGACCGTCTGTTGTGGTGAAACGCTTGAGGGATTTAAAACCATTGAGCTACGATGAGTTCACGGAGGTGGTACGGATAATTACAAACCAAAAGCATCCCAATTTGCTTCCTTTGCTCGCTTACTTTTATTCCAATGATGAGAAGCTGTTCCTTTACAGATATGCCATGAATGGAAACCTCTTCAACCGCCTTCATG GAGGGAGAGGAACAAGAGACCGGATTCCATTGAGATGGAACTCGAGATTAGCCATTGCTCGAGGGGTGGCTCGAGCAATGGAATATCTTCACCTCAATCCCAACTCCAAATGTATTGTTCCTCACGGGAACCTGAAACCGTCCAACATTCTCCTCGACGGAAACGACAACGTTCTCATCTCCGATTACGGTCTGGCTTCACTCGTAGCCGTTCCCATCGTAGCACAACGACTGGTGGCATTCAAGTCACCGGAATACCAGCACTCGAAACGCATTTCAATGAAATCCGACGTGTGGAGTTACGGTTGCTTTCTTCTGGAACTACTAACAGGAAGACTATCAGCTCACTCAGCACCACCAGGGATCAATGGGGTGGATCTTTGCAGTTGGGTTCATCGAGCTGTTAGAGAAGAATGGACAGCTGAAATATTCGATATTGAGATATCGGTGCAACGAAGTGCGGCTCCCGGAATGCTGAAGCTGCTGCAGATTGCGATACGTTGTTGCGATAAGATACCGGAGAAACGGCCGGAAATGACGGAAATTGTGAGGGAAATAGATAGCATCAAAGCCGTTGATTCAGACGATTCGGATGAATTATCTGCGGATCAATCGTTAACAGATGAATCTTTCTCGGCTAATGCTTGA
- the LOC105795067 gene encoding annexin Gh1 translates to MATSFIRTPRQHEQDCHILHSYFSGNFGVISNEEVVRIFVNRDSNALKLVCQTYSHWYGQDLLQFVSNVQRNNSFARIAYLRMVEPYERDAQLLRHSLFGGSLNLNTLIEVACTRPSSELLQIKHCYQTQYKSDLEKDLTMKISGGFKEILVTVLRSCRNYSSKVDMSLAMCDAKTLYEALESGKNIDQRTIISVLSRRNNGQVRAILSSYKQLYGHELSKSVKRSKYGQFGKELQVVIRCIQHPEKFFAKQLRMKNADGREILIRTVVTRSRIDIKGINKAFATKTGSSLENLVVREFGSSKNKNNDIVVGILVGLIKGG, encoded by the exons ATGGCCACTAGTTTCATTCGAACCCCTAGACAACATGAGCAAGATTGCCATATCCTTCACTCTTACTTCTCTG GCAATTTTGGGGTAATCAGCAATGAAGAAGTCGTCAGAATATTTGTCAATCGAGACTCGAATGCGCTCAAGCTCGTTTGCCAAACTTACAGTCATTGGTACGGCCAAGATCTTCTTCAGTTTGTGTCGAATGTTCAGAGGAATAACTCGTTTGCG AGGATAGCTTATCTCCGCATGGTTGAACCTTACGAACGTGATGCTCAGCTACTGAGGCATTCATTGTTTGGGGGAAGTCTAAACCTCAATACTCTAATCGAAGTAGCTTGTACCAGACCATCTTCGGAGCTGTTACAGATCAAACATTGCTATCAAACTCAATATAAATCCGACCTCGAAAAGGATTTAACTATGAAAATCAGTGGCGGATTCAAAGAG ATTCTGGTGACTGTTCTGAGATCGTGTCGGAATTACAGTAGTAAAGTAGACATGAGCTTAGCAATGTGCGATGCAAAGACTCTGTATGAAGCACTGGAAAGTGGGAAAAACATAGATCAGAGGACGATAATTTCGGTTTTGAGCCGAAGGAACAATGGCCAAGTAAGAGCCATACTAAGCTCATACAAGCAACTTTATGGCCATGAATTGAGCAAGTCCGTCAAGAGAAGCAAGTATGGTCAATTCGGGAAGGAGCTTCAAGTCGTGATCCGATGCATACAACATCCAGAGAAATTTTTCGCAAAACAACTGAGGATGAAAAATGCAGATGGACGAGAGATTTTGATTCGAACGGTGGTTACCAGATCGAGAATCGACATCAAAGGGATAAACAAAGCTTTTGCAACAAAAACAGGCAGCTCTTTAGAAAACCTTGTGGTACGAGAATTCGGCAGCAGTAAGAACAAGAATAACGACATTGTGGTCGGTATCTTGGTCGGGCTAATCAAAGGTGGCTAA
- the LOC105795069 gene encoding uncharacterized protein LOC105795069, with protein sequence MENVKEQEQIDAQESEKSMPSSEEEDAAIRKKYGGIKPKKPPLISKDHERAYFDSADWALGKQGVEKPKGPLEALRPKLQPTQQQTRYRKSPCAPSDGEVGGSAQPEDETTNE encoded by the exons ATGGAGAATGTCAAGGAGCAAGAACAAATAGATGCACAGGAGTCTGAAAAATCCATGCCGTCATCTGAAGAGGAG GATGCAGCTATAAGGAAAAAATATGGTGGGATTAAGCCTAAGAAACCACCACTCATTTCTAAG GACCACGAACGTGCATACTTTGACTCAGCTGATTGGGCACTTGGAAAG CAAGGTGTTGAGAAGCCCAAAGGACCACTTGAAGCCCTCCGGCCCAAATTGCAG CCCACACAACAACAAACAAGATACAGGAAGTCTCCTTGTGCCCCATCTGATGGTGAAG TTGGAGGGAGTGCTCAACCGGAGGATGAAACCACCAACGAATGA